One segment of Leguminivora glycinivorella isolate SPB_JAAS2020 chromosome 12, LegGlyc_1.1, whole genome shotgun sequence DNA contains the following:
- the LOC125231911 gene encoding trimethylguanosine synthase-like: MPKQRPNPSLEVNKKKLGRQRQRQPKKKRIAAMRNTVKLYEPVQVPPECAWRMALVQISGATMQPKKSRRRRKYLNTKNQVQLVDQSAVEDTLADFEDWPTDDLGVCQQPASLETVEQKITELQLNNPKASQLKGVNTKKANKQRQKQRKNNRTNKAIQQAQLQILLEHELLGQTSTYGALVNNSNTSQTSNISRPKDFALMPPELQEDPNMWKYWKKRLYLFSRYPEGIKLDKESWYSVTPEPIARMIAERRHYDCIMDAFCGAGGNTIQFAKTCGQKVLAIDIDPNKIELARHNSRVYGVEDRIQFFVGDFFELAKMAPHFLKANMIFLSPPWGGPNYVKDGLFDIETLEPRPASELVREARKISSSVTLYLPRNSNRDQIQSLADENDIVEIKEMMGGSKGQGKSFQALVVYYTFCDYSIPTPADGSLVFVTNPCQSKISSSKLGD; the protein is encoded by the exons gTTCCGCCCGAGTGCGCTTGGCGAATGGCACTGGTTCAGATATCAGGTGCAACAATGCAACCGAAAAAGTCGAGACGACGTCGTAAATATCTGAACACCAAGAATCAG GTGCAGTTAGTAGATCAATCAGCTGTTGAGGATACACTAGCAGATTTCGAAGACTGGCCAACCGATGACTTGGGTGTATGCCAACAACCTGCATCTTTGGAAACGGTTGAGCAAAAAATTACAG AACTCCAACTAAATAACCCGAAAGCCAGCCAATTGAAGGGTGTAAACACGAAGAAGGCGAATAAACAGCGTCAAAAGCAGcggaaaaataacagaaccaaTAAAGCAATTCAGCAAGCTCAGCTACAG atcCTTCTGGAACATGAATTGCTCGGACAAACTTCTACTTATGGTGCTCTGG TGAATAATTCAAACACATCACAAACATCCAACATATCAAGACCAAAAGACTTTGCATTAATGCCGCCTGAATTGCAAGAAGACCCAAATATGTGGAAATATTGGAAAAAACGGCTGTACCTTTTCTCCAG GTATCCTGAGGGAATCAAACTGGACAAAGAGAGCTGGTACAGCGTAACGCCGGAACCTATTGCAAGGATGATTGCTGAACGGCGCCATTACGATTGCATTATGGACGCATTTTGTGGCGCTGGCGGAAACACTATACAATTCGCAAAAACGTGTGGACAAAAAG TTCTAGCCATTGACATAGACCCGAACAAGATAGAATTGGCTCGCCACAATTCCAGGGTATATGGCGTGGAGGACCGAATTCAGTTCTTCGTGGGAGATTTTTTTGAATTGGCAAAAATGGCGCCTCATTTCCTGAAAGCCAACATGATCTTTTTAAGCCCACCGTGGGGTGGTCCCAACTATGTGAAg GATGGACTCTTTGACATAGAGACGCTAGAACCACGTCCTGCATCGGAGCTGGTGAGAGAAGCTCGAAAAATCAGCTCTTCGGTCACTTTGTACCTGCCCCGAAATTCTAACAGAGACCAG ATCCAATCGCTTGCGGATGAAAACGATATTGTGGAAATAAAGGAAATGATGGGTGGATCTAAAGGACAGGGAAAAAGTTTCCAGGCTTTAGTCGTGTATTACACGTTTTGTGATTATTCAATACCTACTCCTGCAGATGGCAGTTTAGTTTTTGTGACAAATCCATGCCAAAGCAAAATCTCCTCTTCAAAATTAGGAGATTAA
- the LOC125231906 gene encoding large subunit GTPase 1 homolog, whose amino-acid sequence MGKKNKDSLGRALIKDRFSKNRHKKHVEDTMLHTTEINDGYDWGRLNLQSVTAESSLQEFLSTAELAQREFTAEKMNLRYVKSVPSEVEAATSQPNFDEPLTVPRRPAWSPGITAEEQINRERESFLDWRRHLNDLQAKLGAALTPYERNLELWKQLWRTLEKADVVLILLDARNPLLFRCADLEKYAKEQKCKCILLLNKADLTTEYERKAWAEYFAKENVPIIFFSAAKETNKERKISEESESENPPTDSDTETADSEDEKEALKSTEEDIELFKKQIIDLDTAVSSTADRLSKIQDNLDMVLENLRLGKPIEPLQSEETTEKGVENSYEVFDRDRLVEVLKKQELGHLKNPPRITVGMIGYPNVGKSSTVNVLMQTKKVSVSSMPGHTRHIQSLVLDANLQLLDCPGLVLPAYAVAPDLLLTAVLPIDQMRSHDAAMARLCQLVGKHVFEQKYGLLLPQDDGEFNYKQILTAHAFNRGFMTAAGQPDQSRSARLLLKDAAAGRLRWASLPPGAAPAPVEELLKDSKRKPTPRETRAVEGWVSKSAEMDKAFFATNKTSAHVKGKPIMGIVGAQSAEQMMSKPWKFEKKHANKNKREKLRRVYAHLDEH is encoded by the exons ATGGGGAAGAAAAATAAGGACTCGTTAGGTCGCGCCCTCATCAAAGACAGATTTTCTAAGAATCGACACAAGAAACATGTTGAAGACACAATG CTCCACACGACAGAGATCAACGATGGCTACGACTGGGGTCGGCTGAACCTGCAGTCCGTAACAGCAGAGTCCTCCTTGCAAGAGTTCTTGTCTACTGCAGAGCTTGCTCAGAGAGAGTTCACGGCAGAAAAAATGAACTTGAGATATGTGAAATCGGTGCCGAGTGAAGTGGAGGCGGCTACGTCACAGCCCAACTTTGATGAGCCGCTCACAGTGCCTAGAAG ACCAGCTTGGAGTCCAGGCATCACTGCAGAGGAGCAAATCAATCGTGAAAGGGAATCTTTCCTGGATTGGCGTCGGCACCTCAATGACTTACaa GCAAAACTTGGAGCCGCTCTAACGCCTTACGAACGTAACTTGGAGCTATGGAAGCAACTCTGGAGAACCCTGGAAAAAGCAGATGTTGTGCTCATACTACTGGATGCCAGGAACCCTCTGCTCTTCAG GTGTGCCGACCTGGAGAAATATGCAAAAGAACAGAAATGCAAATGTATCTTGCTCCTCAACAAGGCTGATTTGACCACAGAGTACGAAAGGAAAGCGTGGGCAGAGTACTTCGCTAAAGAG AAtgttcctataatatttttctccGCCGCAAAAGAAACAAATAAAGAGCGAAAAATCTCCGAAGAGAGCGAATCAGAGAACCCCCCTACAGACTCAGACACAGAAACCGCCGATTCAGAAGACGAAAAAGAAGCCTTAAAATCTACGGAGGAAGATATAGAATTGTTCAAAAAGCAGATTATAGATCTCGATACTGCTGTGTCAAGTACCGCCGATAGACTGAGCAAGATTCAAGACAATTTAGACATGGTTCTAGAGAATTTGAGGTTAGGGAAGCCGATAGAACCTTTGCAAAGCGAAGAAACTACAGAGAAGGGAGTGGAGAATTCGTATGAAGTTtttgatagagatagattagtGGAGGTATTGAAGAAGCAAGAATTGGGGCATTTGAAGAACCCGCCTAGGATCACAGTTGGCATGATTGGGTATCCCAACGTGGGGAAATCTAGTACAGTCAATGTGCTGATGCAGACTAAGAAG GTGAGCGTAAGCTCAATGCCCGGCCATACGCGACACATCCAGAGCTTGGTGCTGGACGCAAACCTGCAACTGCTGGACTGTCCCGGTCTGGTGCTTCCTGCGTACGCCGTCGCTCCAGACTTGTTGCTGACTGCTGTCTTACCCATAGACCAG ATGCGGTCTCACGACGCAGCAATGGCGCGACTCTGCCAACTTGTTGGCAAACATGTGTTCGAACAGAAATATGGACTTTTACTGCCACAAGACGACGGCGAGTTTAACTACAAACAGATACTTACCGCGCACGCCT tcaaccgcGGCTTCATGACGGCCGCGGGTCAGCCCGACCAGTCCCGCTCCGCTCGCCTCCTGCTCAAGGACGCCGCCGCCGGCCGCCTGCGCTGGGCCTCCCTCCCACCaggcgccgcgcccgcgcccgtgGAAGAGCTGCTGAAGGACTCCAAGAGGAAACCCACGCCCAGGGAAACCAGGGCTGTTGAG GGTTGGGTAAGCAAATCCGCTGAAATGGACAAGGCGTTTTTCGCGACGAACAAAACTTCGGCGCATGTCAAAGGAAAACCTATTATGGG CATTGTCGGAGCGCAGTCAGCGGAGCAAATGATGAGCAAACCCTGGAAGTTCGAGAAAAAGCACGCCAATAAGAACAAGAGGGAGAAACTTAGACGTGTTTATGCGCATCTTGACGAACATTAG